The region TTACCGCAGATCACGCCTTTCACATCAGGATGAGCCTGCAGGATGCTGTCCATGATGCGTTTGCCATCGATCAAGGTGCCTTTCGCATCCTGACGCGCGACAGATTTCATATCCGGATACTGATCCAGCACCTGGTGGAAGGATTTCGAGCGGGTGACGCAGTTGTTGTCAGCGAGGTTACAGGTCAATTCGGCATAGCTGCCCTTTTCACCCATTTTCTCCACAAACACGTTGGCCACATCAGAACCCGCCTGGAAGTTGTTGTGGGTGATCTGCGCCAGCGCCACATCGTCTACCGGAATCTCACGGTTGATCAGCACCACGGGAATACCCGCATCTTTGGCTTTTTTGATTGCCGCGACGCTGGCGGTGGAGTCGGCGTTATCCAGCACAATGCCCTGCACTTTTTTACCGATGGCGGCATCGATCAGTTCGCTCTGCTTCTTAACGTCTTCACCGTGCGACAGCACGCTGGTTTTATAGCCCAGCTCTTGCGCTTTCAGGTTGGCGCCTTTGGCTTCGGAAGCGTAATAGGGGTTATCCAGTGAGTTCACCAGAATCATGATGGTGCCTTTGTCGGCAGCGAAACTGGATTGGGCGATCAGGCAACTGGCAATGGCGGTGAATAACAGGGTACGTTTTTTCATGTTCGTGCTCTCTCATTGTTTTGTTGTTATTGCAGGGTTGAGGCCGTACTGGTGCTGGCGCGGCATTACCAGATGGTGAAGCCGCCATCGATCATTAAATCTGCGCCGGTGATCATGTCGCTGCCGTTGCTGGCGAAGAACAGCACGGCAGCGGCAATTTCATCGGTGTAAGCAAAACGCCCTAGCGGGATCAGTTTTTTCATCTGTTCGCCTTTCTCACCGCGCCAGGCCTTTTCGCCCATCGGCGTCAGCACCACGGTGGGTGACAAGGTATTCACGTTGATACGGTGTGGTGCGAACTCTTTGGCCATGACTTTGGTCATACCGAGCAGACCCGCTTTGGCAGAGGTATAGGCCACGTGGTTATCAATGGCGATGGAAGCGGCCTGTGACGCGATATTGATGATCTTGCCGCCCTTACCGGCGCGCACCATGCGTTTGCCCGCCGCTTGTGAGCAGAGAAAAGGACCCGTGAGATTAACGGCGATCTGCTTTTGCCACTCGGCAAAGTCGGTTTCCAGTACCGGCTGTAACATCACATAACCCGCGCAGTTCACCAGGATATCGATGTGCCCGTAATGCTGTTCGACGTGATCGAACGCCGCCTCCACCGAATCAGCATCGGTCACGTCACAGCACACCAGCAGCACGCGGTCAGCGGAGAATTGTTCCTGCACAGCTGCGACGCGGTCGCTTTCGAATGGAGGGTAAAGCAGGGCCAGTCGCGCACCTTTTTCTAACAGCACTGCGTTACTGGCCATGGCAATACCACCGAGGCCACCGGTTACCACCGCCACCTTGCCGGTGAGGTCCAGATCGGTATTCACGCCGTAGCGCAGGTTGACATCGTATTCCCCACTCATCCTTTCTCTCCTGTGTGCATGTTCAACGGCTCTGGTTATCTCTGGCCGGATAGGTTCGCAGTAACTTTGATTTTCGAACAAAAATATAAGCTATCGTTTCGCAATGGTTTGTGGGTGAGATCAAATTTCATACAAATGATTTAAACTATTTTTATCCCTCTGTATTTTAAGTAAATAACCAAATAACGCGTTTTTTGATATAGAAATAACGGCTGTCAGGTGTATGTGAAATCAATTGCATGGCTTTATCTTATTTTCATTCGAAAATGCATCTTTGTGCGAGCCGCCTCGCAAATCCCTGGCACGCAGAGTAAAATCATCACGGGTTTTCTTATGGCCAAAACCAGACCGTGATTGGAAAGAGGGAGCATTTCGATTGAAAAGCAAAACTGAGCAGCTGGCTGACATGCAGCAGCGTCGTGAGAAGATCCTGGAGATGATCCGCGAGGACGGCACAGTCACGGTTAAAGCGCTTACCGATACCTTTGGCCTGACCGAGGCAACCATCCGCACCGATTTGCGTATGCTGCAAAAAGCCGGGCATGTGCAGCGTTATCACGGTGGCGCCACGCTGATGACCGGTAAGCAGAACACCGGCGCACTGCTGCTTGAGCGTCAAACTCACCT is a window of Pantoea rwandensis DNA encoding:
- a CDS encoding D-ribose ABC transporter substrate-binding protein, translated to MKKRTLLFTAIASCLIAQSSFAADKGTIMILVNSLDNPYYASEAKGANLKAQELGYKTSVLSHGEDVKKQSELIDAAIGKKVQGIVLDNADSTASVAAIKKAKDAGIPVVLINREIPVDDVALAQITHNNFQAGSDVANVFVEKMGEKGSYAELTCNLADNNCVTRSKSFHQVLDQYPDMKSVARQDAKGTLIDGKRIMDSILQAHPDVKGVICGNGPVALGAIAALKAAGRTDVTVVGIDGSNDERDAVEKGDLKATVMLQAQAIAAQGVTDLDNFIQKGVKPEKQRVMFRGILITPDNAKGVQDFNYKS
- a CDS encoding GolD/DthD family dehydrogenase gives rise to the protein MSGEYDVNLRYGVNTDLDLTGKVAVVTGGLGGIAMASNAVLLEKGARLALLYPPFESDRVAAVQEQFSADRVLLVCCDVTDADSVEAAFDHVEQHYGHIDILVNCAGYVMLQPVLETDFAEWQKQIAVNLTGPFLCSQAAGKRMVRAGKGGKIINIASQAASIAIDNHVAYTSAKAGLLGMTKVMAKEFAPHRINVNTLSPTVVLTPMGEKAWRGEKGEQMKKLIPLGRFAYTDEIAAAVLFFASNGSDMITGADLMIDGGFTIW